The following are encoded in a window of Vespula pensylvanica isolate Volc-1 chromosome 2, ASM1446617v1, whole genome shotgun sequence genomic DNA:
- the LOC122637602 gene encoding WW domain-binding protein 11 has product MGRRSINTTKSGKYMNPTDQARKEARKKELKKNKKQRQLVRAAVLKGKDPTQIIEEMEKIDQMEYNVMQPPPLNEKVLKDKRKKLKETLDRVLKMYAKDDQEKWAELKEQLIQYERRRIDLVSYFEAVRHAQQVQVDEIPLPSAANDISRMYPGSLTSQIPLPDMPQPPAHMYPPHPHYIPQHHPLMNIPIPPSILKKTSAYATAPSIPTMAPNKEPPGVPPFPPPDLSSDDEDVTEKSKDAPAKSRTIRFADDKDDNKQDSDKEKDSEKDKEKDREMTKVKPTTLQQKMLAMAGQDIDQFMREMEVVHKKRETERAQDLNARLSLLEAENESNSKSNNKTNNKTEDEELEPPGASEHSSGHNQHASSHSHTQHTQQHNLPHMNLPPPPLLYRPPPPPLHLRMPPPPPPRIGLRLPPGPPPGLPRMLRPGPPSMPRMPPPQMQMPSLSNISNIGNAQMQTQAGTGSQPKTPNVLSAAPQLINRKDKDGKNTTTIEAKPQIRNLAADVTRFLPTSLRVKRDDKRKPTSNISRLSERLPETQPLRTTQPKTKDDAYMQFMQEMEGLL; this is encoded by the exons ATGGGTCGACGTTCAATTAATACCACGAAAAGTGGGAAATATATGAATCCCACTGATCAAGCAC gTAAGGAAGCTcgtaagaaagaattaaagaaaaataaaaaacaaagacaaTTGGTACGAGCTGCTGTTTTAAAAGGCAAAGATCCTACTCAAATAAttgaagaaatggaaaaaatagaTCAAATGG AATACAACGTTATGCAGCCACCACCcttaaatgaaaaagtattaaaagataaacgaaagaaacttaAGGAAACCTTAGACCgtgttttaaaaatgtat GCAAAAGATGATCAAGAAAAATGGGCAGAATTAAAAGAACAATTAATACAATACGAGCGAAGGAGAATAGATTTAGTCTCATATTTTGAAGCTGTAAGACATGCACAACAGGTACAGGTTGATGAAATACCATTGCCATCTGCAGCTAATGATATATCTAGGATGTATCCAG GCTCATTAACATCACAAATTCCACTACCAGACATGCCACAACCTCCTGCTCATATGTATCCACCACATCCACATTATATTCCACAACATCATCCACTCATGAACATACCAATACCACCaagtattttaaagaaaaccaGTGCATATGCCACAGCTCCATCAATACCTACAATGGCACCAAATAAAGAACCACCAGGTGTTCCACCTTTTCCACCACCTGACCTTTCAAGTGATGATGAAGATGTCACAGAAAAG AGTAAAGATGCACCAGCAAAATCAAGAACAATACGTTTCGCGGATgataaagatgataataaGCAAGAttctgataaagaaaaagattcggagaaagataaagaaaaagacagagaaatgACAAAGGTGAAGCCAACTACTTTGCAACAAAAAATGTTGGCCATGGCAGGTCAAGATATTGATCAATTTATGCGTGAAATGGAAGTAGTTCATAAAAAACGAGAAACTGAACGTGCTCAAGATTTAAATGCTCGCTTATCATTACTCGAGGCAGAGAATGAATCTAATTCTAAATCCAATAATAAAACTAACAACAAAACAGAAGATGAAGAACTCGAGCCTCCAGGAGCATCTGAGCATTCTTCAGGACATAATCAACATGCATCATCTCATTCTCACACACAACATACACAGCAACATAATTTGCCCCATATGAATCTTCCACCACCTCCACTTCTATATAGGCCACCACCTCCGCCATTACATCTTCGAATGCCTCCACCGCCCCCACCTCGTATTGGACTTCGTCTTCCACCTG GTCCCCCACCTGGATTACCCAGAATGTTACGACCAGGTCCACCAAGTATGCCTAGAATGCCACCACCGCAGATGCAAATGCCTAGTTTATCTAATATCTCAAATATAGGAAATGCTCAGATGCAAACACAAGCAGGAACAGGATCACAACCTAAGACTCCTAATGTATTATCTGCTGCTCCTCAATTAATTaacagaaaagataaagatgggAAAAATACTACAACTATTGAAGCCAAACCTCAGATTCGCAATTTAGCTGCGGATGTTACTAGGTTTTTACCAACATCTCTGCGAGTAAAACGAGATGATAAGAGAAAACCAACAAGCAACATATCCAGACTTTCAGAACGATTACCAGAAACTCAACCACTTCGAACAACACAACCTAAAACAAAGGATGATGCATATATGCAATTTATGCAAGAAATGGAAGGTTTACTctga
- the LOC122637600 gene encoding putative uncharacterized protein DDB_G0282133, producing the protein MLHAIAHDVKKKPRTKDVKILEDVTFSQMGLSQNILNGLANCGFQSPSPIQLKAIPLGRCGFDLIVKAKSGTGKTLVFGTVALEMIDVQVSTVQVLILAPTREIAIQISEVLSSIGSALKGLKVESFIGGMVLDGDKKKLKVCHIAVGAPGRVKHLIEKGFLKTDNIRLFVLDEADKLMENSFQGDINYIFSKLPFSKQVIASSATYLGDLESFLKMYMCSPVLTSPDNDGPILVGLKQFVSVVPSHPYTMKQVEIKVEELIKIFNKIPFKQCLVFSNYQSRAQSVCNKISSMGFSATYIIGNQDMVKRQQAIKKLKTLKCRIMLTTDLTARGIDVENVNLVVNLDIPGDAATYLHRIGRGGRYGSYGISITIISDNELELFKDILGTVGGNNFSIAKLPVEYPLNIWNCDYAAFDKIFGKCDRDTDEEEIGNSRLDSDDSLPTLISHEKSQCDEVLLEDNKNNAGNIQLSFNENMLNQIIINNPVCENSKSSKDITISKPEDTIDSLPAQHIKEKNKLECSLRNQLEKEIPKFDTSSIKPTSTNLYEFQLINDSNNPSKFQKLNKDVVFKVDLSNIDQDELLNIHDNKMMEYLKFTINKKYATNMSTQVNNKINPGITSDNNLIFENKEEQSHFTKKNNISYVELPLSEDTEDTDVSCIKELLNYLQIHEESFKKRDKLDTGHDDDSILNIASEWNKQLNFEIYLLDNTMSNSIYRTIDEEYCLALKTFLQIQRKAFLCIYPELRTDEEIDDTYVYSLQISKNFMDVYKTIEDFKSCYRKCGQKFDAYFPYPMKEDAFMPNLMISDKEIEDYRKALQYLQQPPDITLRLIEWIKHFTVLDKFEYNNLITKIKEQGKISFNELFAFIQQENIKKINNKVKLKKDFSYSAIQENSCIPLIDHNYTNDSMLDQIHEDSEDIKKLSEEMNTMNLQNKFNKNSNVIEHLVTCDQKCNTNAQTIDKSNQSDFPNASSLDVHNARKEGLLSAPILNKKTKYNYIRKKHSTKTSMNSYRSVPQKSLNAIQTVSVPLAQQVNPETTSIYKQIHSFDDHLVPKKCLNTKQNSNVNVQSAVLFRHKKNCNTDTKSDEISSHCDVNNWNSYNHNIDPWIQPYSFYNNYTDNNFSYNLNYDTCQKQTSPNSDYYKLKINQNTSNNSVNSDDKEEIDIEELFTSIRIQTNNLHWQIYQSQMLEQYSENE; encoded by the exons ATGTTGCATGCTATTGCTCACGATGTAAAAAAGAAGCCACGCACTAAAGatgttaaaatattagaagATGTAACTTTCTCTCAAATGGGACtttcacaaaatattttaaatgggTTAGCTAATTGTGGTTTTCAAAGTCCATCTCCCATACAACTCAAAGCTATACCATTAGGACGTTGTGGATTTG atttaataGTAAAAGCAAAATCTGGAACTGGAAAGACATTAGTATTTGGTACTGTGGCTCTTGAAATGATAGATGTTCAAGTATCTACTGTACAAGTTTTAATATTAGCACCTACAAGAGAAATAGCTATCCAAATTTCTGAAGTTTTGTCATCTATTGGTTCAGCATTGAAAG GACTGAAAGTTGAATCTTTTATTGGAGGAATGGTTTTAGAcggtgataaaaaaaaacttaaggTATGTCATATAGCAGTTGGAGCTCCAGGTAGAGTAAAACatttgatagaaaaaggaTTCCTCAAAACTGataatattagattatttGTACTTGATGAAGCAGAtaaattaatggaaaatagTTTCCAAGGAGACATCAA ttatattttttctaaattaccATTTAGTAAACAAGTTATAGCATCAAGTGCAACTTACTTAGGAGATTTGGAATCTTTTcttaaaatgtatatgtgttcaCCAGTATTAACATCTCCAGATAATGATGGACCAATTCTTGTTGGTTTAAAACAATTTGTTTCTGTAGTACCTTCACATCCATATACAATGAAACAG gTCGAGATAAAAGTAGAAGAGCTTAtcaagatttttaataaaattccatTTAAACAATGTTtagtattttcaaattatcaaTCAAG AGCACAATCtgtatgtaataaaatcaGTTCAATGGGTTTTTCTGCTACTTATATAATAGGAAATCAAGATATGGTTAAGCGACAACAggctattaaaaaattaaagacaCTTAAATGTAGAATAATGCTAACAACTGATTTAACTGCTAGAGGTATTGATgttgaaaatgtaaatttagtTGTCAATCTTGATATACCTGGAGATGCAGCTACGTATTTACATAGAATTGGAAGAGGTGGTCGTTATGGATCTTACGGAATTTCTATCACAATTATTTCAGACAATGAATTAGAGTTGTTCAAGGATATATTAGGAACTGTTggaggaaataatttttctattgctAAGCTTCCTGTAGAGTATCCACTTAATATTTGGAATTGTGATTATGCAGCATTTGATAAGATTTTTGGAAAATGTGATCGTGATacagacgaagaagaaattggCAATAGTAGACTTGATTCAGATGATAGTTTGCCTACTCTTATATCTCACGAGAAATCTCAATGTGACGAAGTATTGTTagaggataataaaaataatgcagGTAACATTCAGTTATCCttcaatgaaaatatgttaaatcaaataataattaataatccagTATGTGAAAATAGTAAATCTTCTAAAGATATAACTATATCAAAACCAGAAGATACAATTGATTCGTTACCTGCACAgcacataaaagaaaagaacaaactTGAATGTTCTTTAAGAAAtcaattggaaaaagaaataccaaAGTTTGATACTTCATCTATTAAACCAACATCAAcgaatttatacgaatttcaattaataaatgattccAATAATCCATCTAAGTTTCAGAAACTTAATAAAGATGTTGTGTTTAAAGTTGATTTATCTAATATTGATCAggatgaattattaaatattcatgataataaaatgatgGAGTATTTGAAATTTACAATCAATAAGAAATATGCTACAAATATGTCTACTcaggtaaataataaaattaatcctgGAATTACgagtgataataatttaatatttgaaaataaggAAGAACAAAGCCACttcacaaaaaagaataatatttcgtatgtTGAGTTACCGTTATCAGAAGATACAGAAGATACTGATGTTTCTtgtattaaagaattattgaaCTATTTGCAAATACATgaagaaagttttaaaaaacGGGATAAACTTGATACTGGCCATGATGATGATTCTATACTAAATATAGCATCAGAATGGAATAAACAGCTtaactttgaaatttatttattagacaaTACAATGTCAAATTCTATTTATAGAACTATAGACGAAGAGTATTGTTTAGCTTTAAAAACTTTTCTGCAAATACAAAGGAAAGCTTTTCTCTGTATTTATCCCGAACTTCGTACTGACGAAGAAATTGATGATACCTATGTATATTCATTACAAATATCCAAAAATTTCATGGATGTCTACAAAACAATAGAAGATTTTAAAAGTTGTTATAGAAAATGTGGACAAAAATTTGATGCTTACTTTCCTTATCCAATGAAGGAAGATGCTTTTATGCCAAATTTAATGATATCTGATAAAGAAATTGAAGATTATCGTAAGgcattacaatatttacaacAACCACCAGATATTACACTAAGACTCATAGAGTGGATTAAACATTTTACTGTCTtagataaatttgaatataataatttaattactaaaataaaagaacaaggaaaaatatcttttaatgaattatttgcTTTTATACAACAAGAGAAtatcaaaaagataaataataaagttaaattaaagaaagatttttcgtATTCTGCAATACAAGAAAATAGTTGTATTCCATTAATAGATCATAATTATACAAATGATTCTATGTTAGATCAGATTCATGAAGATTCAGAAGACATAAAGAAACTTAGTGAGGAAATGAATACAATGAATTtgcaaaataaattcaataaaaattctaatgtAATAGAACATTTAGTTACATGCGATCAAAAATGTAATACAAATGCACAAACAATAGATAAAAGTAATCAAAGTGACTTTCCAAATGCATCGTCTTTGGATGTTCATAATGCCAGAAAAGAAGGCTTATTATCAGCTCcaattctaaataaaaaaacaaaatataattatatacgaaagaaacatTCAACAAAAACATCTATGAATTCATACAGATCTGTACCACAAAAAAGCTTAAATGCTATTCAAACTGTTTCTGTTCCATTAGCACAACAAGTAAATCCAGAAACTActagtatatataaacaaattcataGCTTTGATGATCACTTAGTTcctaaaaaatgtttaaatacaaaacaaaattctaaTGTCAATGTACAAAGTGCAGTATTATTTCGTCATAAGAAAAACTGTAATACAGATACAAAATCAGATGAAATTTCTTCTCATTGCGATGTTAATAATTGGAACAGTTATAATCACAATATAGATCCTTGGATTCAACCATActctttttataacaattatacaGATAACAACTTTTCTTACAATCTAAATTATGATACGTGTCAGAAGCAAACTTCTCCAAATagtgattattataaattaaaaattaatcaaaatacaTCAAATAATTCTGTAAATTCagatgataaagaagaaatagacaTTGAAGAATTATTTACATCCATTAGAATACAAACTAATAATTTACACTGGCAAATTTATCAATCTCAAATGTTAGAACAGTACAGTGAAAATGAATAG